From a region of the Acinetobacter calcoaceticus genome:
- a CDS encoding PLP-dependent aminotransferase family protein, whose protein sequence is MARIAKAVDLPLIAKIDKTQGQISAQLTQGLREAVQNGDLQPGDPLPSSRELAQTLNVARGTVIEAYDQLLAEGVFESRTRAGTYVSHALTKSTQNKSLAQSAMSLTASALSYANVVKEFKPLPHRPFAVSVPVGRTQPNDVWRKFGNRFRARGAGSPAGYDEPQGIFSLRVAIADYVRRSRSVHCEPEQIVITTGIQQALYICSQILFETHDQVWVEDPAYRGTTAILEHTVQNIEMVRVPVDEEGIDVEAGIKLAKQARAAFVTPSHQYPLGMPMSLARRTALLDWAKQQNAWVIEDDYDSELRYNGQPFPSLQGMAPDQVIYLGTFSKVLFPSLRLGYAVLPKQLVAPFCGLKVLIDRHSPTADQHVLAAFIQEGYLERHIRRIRNVYAENRLQLIEMIEKHMPKQLAWLQPGDQGMHMVLWLAEHIKDVEVATSALNAGIAIKAVSPTFSKERQRSGLVIGLGDFDLALMEQAIKKLADIIQQYS, encoded by the coding sequence ATGGCAAGAATAGCCAAAGCTGTTGACCTTCCATTAATTGCAAAGATTGATAAAACCCAAGGGCAAATCAGTGCTCAGCTTACTCAAGGCCTGCGTGAAGCTGTACAAAATGGTGATTTGCAGCCTGGTGACCCTTTGCCTTCTTCTCGTGAACTGGCTCAGACATTAAATGTTGCGCGTGGTACAGTAATTGAGGCCTATGATCAGCTTTTAGCAGAAGGCGTTTTTGAATCTCGCACGCGCGCGGGTACTTATGTTTCACATGCTTTAACAAAATCGACTCAAAATAAATCCTTAGCTCAAAGCGCTATGTCACTTACTGCATCAGCTCTTTCCTACGCCAACGTCGTTAAAGAGTTCAAACCTCTACCACATCGGCCATTTGCTGTGTCCGTTCCTGTAGGACGCACTCAGCCTAATGATGTGTGGAGAAAATTTGGCAATCGCTTTCGCGCACGTGGTGCTGGTTCTCCTGCAGGTTATGATGAACCTCAAGGTATATTTTCATTGAGAGTTGCCATAGCAGATTATGTTCGTCGGTCACGTTCTGTCCACTGTGAACCTGAACAAATCGTGATTACAACAGGTATTCAACAAGCACTTTATATTTGTAGCCAGATTTTATTTGAAACTCATGATCAGGTCTGGGTAGAAGATCCGGCATATCGTGGCACAACTGCCATTCTTGAACATACTGTACAAAACATTGAAATGGTTCGTGTTCCTGTGGATGAAGAAGGTATTGATGTAGAAGCTGGTATCAAACTTGCAAAACAAGCACGCGCTGCCTTTGTAACCCCTTCCCATCAATATCCACTTGGCATGCCAATGAGTCTGGCAAGACGTACTGCTTTATTAGATTGGGCCAAACAGCAAAATGCATGGGTCATTGAAGACGACTATGACAGTGAGCTTCGCTATAACGGCCAACCGTTTCCATCATTACAAGGTATGGCCCCCGATCAAGTCATCTATCTGGGCACATTTAGTAAAGTATTATTTCCGTCTCTAAGGCTCGGGTATGCAGTTCTTCCAAAACAACTTGTAGCTCCGTTTTGTGGACTGAAAGTTTTAATAGACCGCCATTCACCAACCGCAGATCAGCACGTTTTAGCAGCATTTATTCAAGAAGGATATTTAGAGCGTCATATTCGACGTATCCGCAATGTTTATGCGGAAAACCGTCTACAACTTATTGAAATGATAGAAAAGCATATGCCGAAACAACTTGCATGGTTACAACCGGGTGATCAAGGCATGCATATGGTGTTGTGGCTTGCCGAACATATTAAGGATGTTGAGGTCGCCACCTCAGCATTAAATGCCGGCATTGCGATTAAAGCAGTTTCACCCACATTTTCAAAAGAACGGCAGCGTTCGGGTCTGGTCATTGGTCTTGGAGATTTTGATCTTGCGCTTATGGAGCAAGCTATAAAAAAACTGGCTGACATTATTCAACAGTACAGTTAG
- a CDS encoding biotin-independent malonate decarboxylase subunit beta, whose translation MTDIQSLLNKQDFIELSARERAKALLDEGTFRELLDPFARVMSPWLVKQNIVPQADDGVVIAKGLIQERPVILISIEGLFQGGSLGEVGGAKIAGALELAVEDNLNGIPTAAILLLETGGVRLQEANLGLAAIAEIQAAIVNLRQYQPVIAVVAGSVGCFGGMSIAAALCSYIVMTQEGRLGLNGPQVIEQEAGVQEYNAKDRPFIWSVTGGNQRFASGLADAYIDDDRQKIRQQVIDYLEQGVPDQHRSSNYSFYLAQLQQVDTAEQITPAQVQVLYQGEQA comes from the coding sequence ATGACTGATATTCAAAGTTTATTAAATAAACAAGATTTTATTGAACTCAGTGCAAGAGAGCGTGCCAAGGCATTGTTGGATGAAGGGACATTTAGAGAGTTACTCGACCCATTTGCACGTGTCATGTCGCCTTGGTTGGTTAAGCAAAATATTGTGCCTCAAGCAGATGATGGCGTGGTGATTGCAAAAGGGTTAATCCAAGAACGCCCAGTGATTTTAATTTCAATTGAAGGCCTATTTCAGGGTGGAAGCTTAGGCGAAGTTGGGGGTGCCAAAATTGCGGGTGCCTTAGAGCTTGCGGTTGAAGACAATCTTAACGGTATTCCAACGGCTGCAATTTTACTCTTAGAGACAGGTGGTGTTCGCTTACAAGAAGCAAATCTAGGTTTAGCTGCAATTGCTGAAATTCAGGCTGCAATTGTGAACCTACGTCAATATCAACCTGTTATTGCTGTGGTTGCAGGCAGTGTAGGGTGTTTTGGTGGAATGTCGATTGCGGCTGCGCTATGTAGCTACATTGTAATGACGCAAGAAGGACGTTTAGGACTAAATGGCCCGCAAGTGATTGAACAAGAAGCTGGCGTACAAGAATATAACGCTAAAGATCGTCCGTTTATTTGGAGCGTAACTGGCGGAAATCAACGTTTTGCTAGTGGTTTAGCAGATGCTTATATTGATGATGATCGCCAGAAAATTCGTCAACAAGTCATCGATTATTTAGAACAAGGCGTACCTGATCAGCATCGTAGTTCAAATTACTCATTCTATTTAGCACAGCTACAACAAGTCGATACTGCCGAGCAAATCACTCCCGCACAGGTTCAGGTTTTGTATCAAGGAGAGCAAGCATGA
- the mdcA gene encoding malonate decarboxylase subunit alpha, with protein MEGSVQNKERLWTKRRHAKQLKLEMASQYVDGVVIPTQDIIKVLETLITPGDRVVLEGNNQKQADFLSRSLAQTNPDVLHDLHMIMPSVGRSEHLDLFEKGIARKLDFSFAGPQSLRISQLIEDGLLEIGAIHTYIELYSRLVVDLIPNVVLSAGFMADRQGNIYTGPSTEDSPALIEPAAFSDGIVIVQVNELVDDVTDLPRVDIPASWVDYVVVADQPFYIEPLFTRDPKHIKPVHVLMAMMAIRGIYEKHNVQSLNHGIGFNTAAIELILPTYGESLGLKGKICRNWTLNPHPTLIPAIETGWVESVHCFGTELGMEKYVAARPDVFFTGRDGALRSNRMMCQLAGQYAVDLFIGATLQVDGMGHSSTVTKGRLAGFGGAPNMGHDPRGRRHATPAWLDMRVQGANETETYLARGKKLVVQMVETFQEGGKPTFVDRLDAIDVAKTAGLPLAPIMIYGDDVTHLLTEEGIAYLYKASSQEERQAMIAAVAGVTSIGLSQDPKTTARLRREGLVVFPEDLGIRRTDATRELLAAKNIADLVTWSDGLYQPPAKFRSW; from the coding sequence ATGGAAGGATCAGTTCAGAATAAAGAACGGTTATGGACAAAGCGGCGTCATGCCAAACAGCTCAAACTGGAAATGGCAAGCCAATATGTCGATGGTGTTGTTATTCCAACTCAAGACATTATTAAAGTCTTAGAAACCCTGATTACACCGGGTGACAGAGTCGTACTCGAAGGGAATAATCAAAAACAAGCAGATTTCTTATCTCGCTCTTTGGCACAAACCAATCCAGATGTTCTACATGATTTACATATGATCATGCCGAGCGTTGGACGTTCAGAACATCTTGATTTGTTTGAAAAAGGCATTGCACGTAAGCTCGATTTTTCTTTTGCTGGCCCTCAAAGTTTGCGTATTAGTCAGTTAATTGAAGATGGCCTGCTAGAGATTGGCGCTATCCACACCTACATCGAACTGTATTCACGTCTTGTGGTCGATCTCATTCCAAATGTGGTGCTATCAGCTGGGTTTATGGCAGACCGCCAAGGTAATATCTACACAGGCCCAAGTACCGAAGATTCTCCTGCACTCATTGAACCTGCAGCTTTTAGTGACGGTATTGTGATTGTGCAGGTCAATGAACTGGTCGATGACGTAACTGATTTACCACGTGTCGATATTCCTGCCTCTTGGGTTGATTATGTGGTGGTCGCAGACCAGCCTTTTTATATTGAACCGTTATTTACTCGCGACCCAAAACATATCAAACCTGTTCATGTGCTTATGGCCATGATGGCAATTCGCGGAATTTATGAAAAGCATAATGTGCAATCGTTAAACCATGGGATTGGTTTTAACACTGCGGCTATTGAGTTAATTTTACCGACCTATGGTGAGTCTTTAGGTTTAAAAGGAAAAATCTGCCGAAACTGGACTCTTAATCCGCATCCAACCTTAATTCCAGCTATTGAGACAGGTTGGGTGGAAAGTGTGCATTGCTTTGGTACAGAGCTCGGTATGGAAAAATATGTTGCCGCTCGTCCAGATGTTTTCTTTACAGGTCGTGATGGGGCGCTACGTTCTAACCGGATGATGTGTCAGCTCGCAGGTCAGTACGCGGTTGATTTATTTATTGGTGCCACTTTACAAGTTGATGGTATGGGGCATTCGTCGACTGTAACCAAAGGCCGTTTAGCTGGTTTTGGTGGCGCACCGAACATGGGGCATGATCCGCGTGGTCGTCGTCATGCTACACCTGCATGGTTAGATATGCGTGTGCAAGGTGCCAATGAAACAGAAACCTATTTGGCTCGTGGTAAAAAACTGGTTGTGCAAATGGTGGAAACCTTCCAAGAGGGCGGTAAGCCGACTTTTGTGGATCGTCTTGATGCGATTGATGTTGCAAAAACGGCAGGTCTGCCTTTAGCACCGATCATGATTTATGGCGATGATGTCACCCATTTACTGACCGAAGAAGGCATTGCTTATTTATATAAAGCAAGTAGCCAAGAAGAACGCCAAGCCATGATTGCTGCAGTGGCAGGAGTGACTAGTATTGGTTTAAGCCAAGACCCTAAAACCACAGCACGTTTAAGACGTGAAGGTTTAGTGGTGTTCCCAGAAGATTTAGGCATTCGCCGTACCGATGCAACACGTGAGCTTTTAGCTGCAAAAAATATTGCCGACTTGGTGACATGGTCAGATGGTTTATATCAACCACCTGCAAAATTCAGGAGTTGGTAA
- a CDS encoding FMN-binding negative transcriptional regulator: MYVPAEFVEPQRDVLHDLILKNPFGILFSHGCNGLDANHLPFELQPNEGELGVLHAHVSRNNPVWQDLQNGDEVLVVFQAENAYISPNWYPSKHEHHKQVPTWNYRVVHVYGKVTIRDDERYVRGVVARLTRTHEASQPEPWKMSDAPKDYLEPMLKAIVGLEIEIKQLQGKSKLSQNKDYKDVLGAAHGLAETGHQEMADAMFGVAETKR; encoded by the coding sequence ATGTATGTTCCTGCTGAGTTTGTAGAACCTCAACGAGATGTATTACATGATCTTATCTTGAAAAACCCTTTTGGTATTCTTTTTAGCCATGGCTGTAATGGTCTGGATGCAAATCATCTTCCGTTTGAGTTACAGCCTAACGAAGGGGAGTTAGGTGTATTACATGCTCATGTTTCTCGGAATAATCCAGTTTGGCAGGACCTTCAAAATGGAGATGAAGTCCTTGTCGTATTTCAAGCTGAAAATGCTTATATTTCTCCAAACTGGTATCCATCCAAACACGAACATCATAAACAAGTGCCAACGTGGAACTACAGAGTGGTACATGTTTATGGCAAAGTGACGATTCGAGATGATGAACGTTATGTTCGTGGCGTGGTGGCTCGTTTAACACGTACACATGAAGCATCTCAACCCGAACCTTGGAAAATGTCAGATGCGCCAAAAGATTATCTTGAACCCATGTTAAAAGCGATTGTTGGTCTTGAAATTGAAATAAAACAACTGCAAGGTAAATCAAAGCTAAGCCAAAACAAAGATTATAAAGATGTTTTAGGTGCGGCTCATGGTCTGGCAGAGACAGGGCATCAAGAAATGGCTGATGCAATGTTTGGTGTTGCCGAGACGAAAAGATAA
- a CDS encoding malonate decarboxylase subunit delta, with protein sequence METLYFEFVATEPPIKKALVGCVGSGDLEILMEPGETGKTTIQVVTSVDGSGARWKNLFERIFTAQIPPAVNIDIHDFGATPGVVRLRLEQALEEVAHD encoded by the coding sequence ATGGAAACACTTTATTTTGAATTTGTGGCGACAGAGCCACCGATAAAAAAAGCACTGGTAGGGTGTGTTGGCTCGGGCGATCTAGAAATTTTGATGGAACCCGGCGAAACAGGAAAAACCACTATTCAGGTGGTGACTTCGGTAGATGGTAGTGGGGCGCGTTGGAAAAATCTTTTTGAACGAATTTTTACAGCGCAAATACCACCAGCCGTCAATATTGATATTCATGACTTTGGTGCAACCCCCGGTGTTGTTCGCTTACGTCTGGAACAAGCCTTGGAGGAGGTCGCTCATGACTGA
- a CDS encoding triphosphoribosyl-dephospho-CoA synthase — protein sequence MMAQVQYQTLSHSQFLADMAVEALIDEVNLTPKPALVDRRGSGAHDDLTLELMERSAKSLGPMFEAMAQAAMCHGKICQALREEIGEIGRQGEKVMMLATAGVNTHRGAIWALGLMVTAAALARTNQQYLSAVELCQLAGQIAQLDDRFIPKLALSHGQQVQKKLGIHGAKEQAQQGFPTIVNFGLKQLHQSRRKPMKEEFARLDALLAMMTDLTDTCVLYRSGTNGLKRMQQGAQQVLDLGGSSSLEGRRALHFLEIDLLRMKASAGGAADLLAATLFIDRVEQSSSKNKEGF from the coding sequence ATGATGGCACAAGTTCAATATCAAACACTCAGCCATAGTCAGTTTTTGGCAGACATGGCGGTCGAGGCTTTAATTGATGAAGTTAATCTGACACCAAAGCCCGCCTTGGTCGACCGTCGTGGCAGTGGCGCACATGATGACCTAACTTTGGAATTAATGGAGCGTTCTGCGAAAAGTTTAGGCCCGATGTTTGAAGCGATGGCCCAAGCAGCCATGTGTCACGGAAAAATATGTCAGGCCTTGCGTGAAGAGATTGGAGAAATTGGACGCCAAGGTGAAAAGGTCATGATGTTGGCAACAGCTGGGGTTAATACACACCGAGGTGCAATTTGGGCCTTGGGTTTAATGGTCACGGCAGCAGCATTGGCACGCACGAATCAACAATATTTATCAGCCGTTGAGCTATGTCAGTTAGCAGGTCAGATTGCTCAGTTAGATGACCGTTTTATTCCCAAGCTAGCTTTGAGTCATGGTCAGCAGGTACAAAAAAAGTTAGGCATTCATGGCGCAAAAGAACAGGCACAACAAGGCTTCCCAACCATTGTGAATTTTGGTTTAAAACAGCTTCATCAAAGTCGCCGTAAACCCATGAAAGAAGAGTTCGCTCGTCTAGATGCTTTGCTTGCAATGATGACTGACTTGACCGATACCTGCGTGCTTTATCGTTCTGGAACAAATGGTTTAAAGCGTATGCAACAAGGTGCTCAGCAAGTACTCGATTTAGGCGGTAGCTCAAGCTTGGAAGGCCGACGTGCTTTGCATTTTTTAGAGATTGATCTACTTAGGATGAAAGCTTCCGCGGGCGGAGCAGCCGATTTGTTGGCAGCCACCTTGTTCATAGATCGTGTTGAGCAGTCATCTTCAAAAAATAAAGAGGGATTTTGA
- a CDS encoding GNAT family N-acetyltransferase, whose translation MPWIKPVELMGEHVILKPLDLTHVDSLIEAVRDGELWNLWYTRIPSPQEMADEVERRLSLQTEGSMLPFYIEDRKKSRALGMTSLMHIEQAHRRVEIGSTWYRKSAHRTPVNTECKKLLLSHAFESLNCIAVELRTSSLNVQSQAAIARLGAKLDGVLRSHQIVKDDILRDTHVYSILKHEWPAVRQNLEWLLSKPR comes from the coding sequence ATGCCGTGGATTAAACCTGTTGAGTTAATGGGCGAACATGTCATTTTAAAACCACTAGACTTAACGCATGTTGACTCATTGATTGAGGCAGTTCGTGATGGGGAGTTGTGGAATCTTTGGTATACACGTATTCCTTCACCACAAGAAATGGCGGATGAGGTTGAAAGACGACTTTCCTTGCAAACAGAAGGAAGTATGCTGCCTTTTTATATCGAAGACCGTAAAAAAAGTCGTGCTTTGGGAATGACCAGTCTTATGCATATTGAACAGGCTCATCGACGTGTAGAGATTGGTTCGACTTGGTATCGTAAATCTGCACATCGCACGCCAGTAAATACTGAATGTAAAAAATTATTGCTATCTCATGCATTTGAGTCTTTAAACTGCATTGCGGTTGAGTTACGTACTTCTTCTTTAAATGTCCAAAGCCAAGCTGCAATTGCACGTTTAGGTGCAAAGTTGGATGGGGTACTTAGAAGCCATCAAATTGTGAAAGATGATATTTTGCGGGACACCCATGTTTATAGCATTTTGAAACATGAGTGGCCCGCGGTTCGTCAAAACCTAGAATGGTTACTGAGCAAGCCACGTTAG